A single region of the Candidatus Fermentibacter sp. genome encodes:
- a CDS encoding glycosyltransferase family 2 protein — translation MDISVVVPARDEEASIATLVGETAKALDGFRWEMIIVDDGSVDRTWAAILEASSSYPVKGVRFGRSMGKAAALSAGFAEASGSLVATMDADLQDDPAELPAMASMMAEGNLDLVSGWKKTRHDPLSKRIPSKVFNCIVRLATGLRLHDFNCGLKLYRGETARRLDLYGEMHRYTPVLVAQLGYRVGEKAVNHRPRRHGRSKYGLSRFFRGYADLLTVLFLHRYSFRPLHFFGGIGTTLFATGLAITAYLSVLWLGGESIGNRPLLLMGVFLMLIGFQLVSLGLLGEMMLRFLPGKKPFNIVERSVSGTQGTSP, via the coding sequence ATGGACATCTCCGTCGTAGTCCCGGCTAGGGACGAGGAAGCCAGCATCGCGACCCTGGTCGGGGAGACGGCGAAGGCCCTGGACGGCTTTCGCTGGGAGATGATCATCGTAGACGACGGCAGTGTCGACCGCACCTGGGCCGCCATCCTCGAGGCATCCTCGTCGTATCCCGTGAAGGGCGTGAGGTTCGGCCGCAGCATGGGCAAGGCGGCCGCCCTCTCGGCGGGTTTCGCCGAGGCATCCGGGTCTCTCGTCGCCACCATGGACGCCGATCTCCAGGACGATCCGGCCGAGCTCCCGGCCATGGCCTCCATGATGGCCGAAGGCAATCTCGACCTCGTCAGCGGATGGAAGAAGACCCGGCACGACCCGCTCTCCAAGCGCATCCCCTCGAAGGTCTTCAACTGCATCGTGCGCCTGGCCACCGGTCTCCGGCTGCACGACTTCAACTGCGGGCTGAAGCTCTACAGGGGCGAGACGGCCCGAAGGCTCGACCTGTACGGCGAGATGCACAGGTACACGCCGGTCCTGGTGGCGCAGCTCGGGTACAGGGTCGGCGAGAAGGCGGTCAACCACAGGCCCAGGAGGCACGGCAGGAGCAAGTACGGGCTCTCCAGGTTCTTCAGGGGCTACGCCGACCTGCTGACGGTGCTGTTCCTCCACCGATACTCGTTCAGGCCCCTCCATTTCTTCGGGGGCATCGGCACGACCCTGTTCGCGACGGGCCTCGCCATCACGGCATATCTCTCCGTCCTCTGGCTGGGCGGCGAGTCCATCGGCAACCGCCCCCTCCTCCTCATGGGCGTGTTCCTGATGCTGATAGGCTTCCAGCTCGTCTCCCTGGGCCTCCTCGGCGAGATGATGCTGAGGTTCCTGCCCGGCAAGAAGCCGTTCAACATCGTGGAGAGATCCGTATCGGGAACCCAGGGGACCAGCCCCTGA
- a CDS encoding UDP-2,3-diacylglucosamine diphosphatase, which translates to MRGPFVYFAGDVHLLPEPLPHPGRERFLSFLAGLLDEEPGELWITGDLFDFWFEYGSAIPAGYERLFPAMSALGRAGWRTVFLPGNHDWWVGSHFERASGFMIDRTPVVETVCHGIRTAAAHGDGLGGGDFGYRYLLRPVLRAGLSRFLFRLLHPDAGALLGTLASGTSRRILRREITEIPPGMTSWAGGMISRGFGAVVTGHIHAAGIRRIGQGVHISTGDWVTTFTCARFGPDGPSMLEFPGPGSR; encoded by the coding sequence ATGAGGGGCCCGTTCGTCTACTTCGCCGGAGACGTACACCTCCTTCCCGAACCCCTGCCCCACCCCGGGAGGGAGCGCTTCCTATCCTTCCTCGCGGGGCTGCTCGACGAGGAGCCCGGCGAACTCTGGATCACCGGCGACCTCTTCGACTTCTGGTTCGAGTACGGCAGCGCCATCCCCGCCGGATACGAGAGGCTCTTCCCTGCCATGTCCGCGCTCGGCCGCGCGGGATGGCGGACGGTGTTCCTCCCCGGCAACCACGACTGGTGGGTGGGCAGCCATTTCGAGAGGGCTTCGGGCTTCATGATAGACAGGACGCCTGTGGTGGAGACGGTCTGCCACGGCATCAGAACGGCGGCAGCCCACGGTGACGGGCTCGGAGGCGGCGACTTCGGATACAGATACCTCCTGCGGCCGGTGCTCCGGGCGGGGCTTTCCCGATTCCTGTTCAGGCTCCTGCATCCCGACGCGGGAGCCTTGCTCGGCACCCTCGCCTCTGGCACGAGCCGCAGGATTCTCCGGAGGGAGATCACCGAGATCCCCCCGGGCATGACGTCCTGGGCCGGGGGGATGATCTCCAGGGGCTTCGGGGCGGTGGTGACGGGGCACATCCATGCCGCCGGGATCAGGCGCATCGGACAGGGCGTCCACATCTCCACCGGCGACTGGGTGACGACCTTCACCTGCGCCAGGTTCGGCCCCGACGGACCCTCGATGCTGGAGTTCCCCGGCCCGGGCTCTCGTTGA